Within the bacterium genome, the region ACAGAAAAACTACGATTAACTTACCGATTTGACTACGTTTTTCCTTCAGAAACGGAAATAACTTGTAAAGTCCTGTTAGAGATGTAGGAAGCTTAGCCTATGGGTGGACTATCCAGGCTTTGGGACAGACTCCCCAAGCCTCCTTGTCACATTTCAAGATTTTCTGTGCTAAAACTGCTACTGGCCTCTTTTTGTGGTCTGTTTGTTGGGAAAAAAGTCATGGGCCTGACAATTCCCGGCACAATTTTGCCCATCCTGGGATCCATGGGGATGGACACACACACGAGCCCACTATTCAATCCCTGGGGTAGGCTCAGACCTCCCCGGGCCCATCCATGAGGCTGTCATGGGAAGGATCCTTTTTCATGGCCTTGAAACGCTCCAGGGTGTCACCAACGGTGCGCCTTAGATGTTCTATCCTTCTTAGGGCATGGCGGGACAGGGGTTTTCCCGAGAGATCCTTTGCCAGGCAAAGAACACCCAGCTTGGTTTCGTCCCTGCCCAGAGGCAGGGAAATGAACATGGACCTGGAGGGATCGAAACGGTGGGAGATCTCCTTTCCGTGCCTGGCTTCCCATAGGCAAACCTGCCTGTGGGTCAAAGGATCTCTTCCGTCAAAGACCTTCATCTCAACATAGTCCATGCCCAGATGCTCTGCTGCTCCCAAAACCCGCTCCCACATCTCCTCCATGGTTTTGGAACCATAGATCTGCACTTGCCTGGCCAGAAAGGTCCTCCGGTCTTTCTTGAATCCCATTTCATCGGACAGGTCTTCAAACCAACCCAGGAACTTCTCTGCGGCAAGATACTCCAGGTAACCCAGCTTCCGAATTGCCAGAATAGCCGTGAGGCCCAAAAGAAGCAGGAGCACCCCGGCACGGAAATCCCTGATATACACCAGACTCAGGGAAAGGGCTCCCAGGCATAGGCTGGCCCCGTACATCAAGAGAACCGCTCTTTTCTGATTCATTCCCATGGCCAGCAGGCGGTGGTGAATATGCTCCCGGTCAGGCCTGAAGATCTCTGTTCCCAGAATGAACCTGCGAATTGTTGCCCAAAGTGCGTCCATGAGAGGCACCCCCAGGGCCACAACAGGGATCAAAAGAGCCGTGGCGGTCTGGCTCTTGAGGGATCCCAGCACGCTCATGCCTGCGATGATATATCCCAGGAAGTAACTTCCAGAATCTCCCATGAATACCGATGCAGGGTTAAAGTTATACCTTAGAAAACCAAGGCAGGCTCCGGCCACAGCCGCAAACCCCAAAGCCTCCACCATCCTGTCCGAGATGAGGCACAAGACCCCCATTATTGAACAGGCAAAGAAACTCACTCCGGCTGCCAGGCCGTCCAAACCATCTATGAGATTGATGGCGTTCATGAGAAGCACAAACCAAAGCAATGTTGCAGGCAGAGAAAAAACCCCAAAGGACCATTCAGTCCCCCATGGGAAAAGAAGCCCTTGGATCCTGACCCCTCCTGCATAGGCCACCACGGCGGCCGCAACCTGCGCCATCAGCTTTAACTTGGGGGAAAGCCTCCTTACATCATCCAAGAGGCCCAAACCAAAGGCCAGGGTGGCCCCAAGCCACAGGCAAAGCCTTGGTGTGTCCCATGGCAGGAGTTTCCCAAGAGCCGTGCCGTAAAGGAAAACGGTAGAGATGGAGATCCCTACTCCCAGGAAGATGGCTACCCCTCCCAGCCTGGGCACTGGCTCTTTGTGTACCTTTCGCTCAGAAGGCCTAT harbors:
- a CDS encoding MraY family glycosyltransferase — protein: MISIACAFLVAALVVLVLTPIMASLAKGVGILDRPSERKVHKEPVPRLGGVAIFLGVGISISTVFLYGTALGKLLPWDTPRLCLWLGATLAFGLGLLDDVRRLSPKLKLMAQVAAAVVAYAGGVRIQGLLFPWGTEWSFGVFSLPATLLWFVLLMNAINLIDGLDGLAAGVSFFACSIMGVLCLISDRMVEALGFAAVAGACLGFLRYNFNPASVFMGDSGSYFLGYIIAGMSVLGSLKSQTATALLIPVVALGVPLMDALWATIRRFILGTEIFRPDREHIHHRLLAMGMNQKRAVLLMYGASLCLGALSLSLVYIRDFRAGVLLLLLGLTAILAIRKLGYLEYLAAEKFLGWFEDLSDEMGFKKDRRTFLARQVQIYGSKTMEEMWERVLGAAEHLGMDYVEMKVFDGRDPLTHRQVCLWEARHGKEISHRFDPSRSMFISLPLGRDETKLGVLCLAKDLSGKPLSRHALRRIEHLRRTVGDTLERFKAMKKDPSHDSLMDGPGEV